The Saccharomyces mikatae IFO 1815 strain IFO1815 genome assembly, chromosome: 13 genome has a segment encoding these proteins:
- the ADH2 gene encoding alcohol dehydrogenase ADH2 (similar to Saccharomyces cerevisiae ADH2 (YMR303C)), with the protein MSIPKTQKGVIFYESNGKLEHKDIPVPKPKPNELLINVKYSGVCHTDLHAWHGDWPLPTKLPLVGGHEGAGVVVAIGDNVRGWKVGDLAGIKWLNSSCMACEYCELGNESNCPHADLSGYTHDGSFQQYATADAVQAARIPEGTDLAQVAPILCAGITVYKALKSANLRAGHWVAISGAAGGLGSLAVQYAKAMGYRVLGIDGGEGKEELFTSLGGEVFIDFTKEKDIVSAVVKATDGGAHGIVNVSVSEAAIEASTRYCRANGTVVLVGLPAGAKCCSDVFNHVVKSISIVGSYVGNRADTREALDFFARGLVKSPIKVVGLSTLPEIYEKMEKGQIAGRYVVDTSK; encoded by the coding sequence ATGTCTATCCCAAAAACTCAAAAAGGTGTTATCTTCTACGAATCCAACGGTAAGTTGGAACATAAGGACATCCCAGTTCCAAAGCCAAAGCCCAACGAATTGCTAATCAATGTCAAGTACTCGGGTGTCTGCCACACAGACTTGCATGCTTGGCACGGTGATTGGCCATTGCCAACGAAGTTGCCATTGGTCGGTGGGCACGAGGGTGCGGGTGTTGTTGTTGCCATCGGGGACAACGTTAGAGGCTGGAAGGTGGGTGATCTTGCCGGTATTAAGTGGTTGAACAGTTCATGTATGGCGTGCGAATACTGTGAATTGGGTAATGAATCCAACTGTCCTCACGCAGACTTGTCTGGTTACACCCACGACGGTTCTTTCCAACAGTACGCTACCGCGGATGCTGTGCAAGCCGCTCGTATTCCCGAAGGAACCGACTTAGCCCAAGTTGCCCCAATCTTGTGTGCCGGTATCACAGTTTACAAGGCTTTGAAGTCTGCCAACTTGAGAGCAGGCCACTGGGTGGCCATCTCTGGTGCTGCCGGTGGTCTGGGATCTTTGGCAGTTCAATATGCCAAGGCTATGGGCTACAGAGTCCTCGGTATCGATGGTGGCGAAGGTAAGGAAGAGTTGTTCACCTCCCTTGGTGGTGAAGTGTTTATCGACTTCACGAAGGAAAAGGATATCGTGAGTGCGGTTGTCAAGGCCACCGACGGTGGTGCACACGGTATTGTGAACGTTTCCGTGTCCGAAGCTGCTATTGAAGCTTCTACTAGATACTGTAGGGCCAATGGTACTGTTGTCTTGGTTGGTTTGCCAGCTGGTGCCAAGTGTTGTTCTGATGTCTTCAACCACGTGGTTAAGTCTATCTCCATTGTCGGATCCTATGTAGGAAACAGAGCTGACACCAGAGAAGCTTTGGATTTCTTTGCCAGAGGTCTTGTAAAGTCTCCAATAAAGGTTGTTGGCTTGTCGACTCTACCAGAAATTTACGAGAAGATGGAGAAAGGTCAAATTGCCGGTAGATACGTTGTCGATACCTCTAAATAA
- the UBP15 gene encoding ubiquitin-specific protease UBP15 (similar to Saccharomyces cerevisiae UBP15 (YMR304W); ancestral locus Anc_5.18), with translation MSSEDELGSIGTVSHGSAINKGTESVLPEVDEEVETLLEDVFTWNIPDWNELTNPKYNSPRFKIGDFEWDILLFPQGNHNKGVAVYLEPHPEEKLDETTGEKVAADPDWYCCAQFAIGISRPGNDETINLINKSHHRFNALDTDWGFANLIDLNNLKHPSKGRPLPFLNEGSLNITAYVRILKDPTGVLWHNFLNYDSKKVTGYVGFRNQGATCYLNSLLQSYFFTKYFRKLVYEIPTEHESPNNSVPLALQRAFYQLQVSDIPLDTMELTRSFGWDTAESFTQHDVQELNRILMDRLENNMKGTPVEGKLSEIFVGKMKSYIKCVNVDYESARVEDFWDLQLNVKNFKNLQESFDNYIEMELMNGENQYAAQDYGLQDAQKGVIFESFPPVLHLQLKRFEYDFNYDQMVKVNDKYEFPETIDLSPFVDKEVLKKSLDSGDKSRNPYVYNLHGVLVHSGDISTGHYYTLIKPGVEDQWYRFDDERVWRVTKKQVFQENFGCDRLPDEKVRTMTREDYQNYIIQRHTSAYMLVYIRQEQEEDLLRPVLESDVPNHVITRVREEIKERETREKEIREAHLYVTLRLHSMKEFIHYEGFDYFAHDGFKLFAEDLNDSNMQHINLKVLKTTKLSDVFSTIKESMDIPKERDVRYWKMDYRRNNTLRLTRPINFESVDITLQEALKTEKKRTLETRYGEEGVASINEDDKTLLETVSFLDLFIEEPYLELQFLSRLKEASLIQKAQLDDELISNIRTNLPKLTEGGIEPLFATENNSIFLFVKKYDPHTQRLCGFGHFAVNQLQQLTNLSAIIKNSIEDSNEKLVFYEEVQPGTINEVYMKETVYDADIDTGDIVSFEIPNAVLPDTFPIYPTINDFYSYLRYRVKLKFSKVDGSSEEYGVSNEIPESFEFWISAHAPYDDLARMVSKFAHVKPEYLKIFALYSNGKFVLKSTSLLNDYLLKDFNCDQIPPFAFEVLSVPLKELERLRPIKLYWLKDSYIHYQCFEFEVANDYTESQFLEKVQHKIGFTDKEKENILLWTNSNFQFQGLLSDQNTFKDVSKSSLLFGRILPEESKLFKELNRLENVQESSLEDFMDDENVTDRPIEDEQDLGMATESSGDVKGRIVVVQQYFKDLENKHGISFLFNLIPNEAFPKTKDRLHAKFGLGQKEFSKIKLSIGYSTEEGTVFRTLQGFLDEELEKVILYDIMSNLDYIYMDHPDRLRSHSSYDRPMIIKN, from the coding sequence ATGAGCTCTGAAGACGAATTGGGAAGCATTGGTACCGTGTCTCACGGTAGCGCCATAAATAAGGGCACTGAGAGTGTTCTGCCCGaagttgatgaagaagtaGAGACTTTACTGGAGGATGTCTTCACGTGGAACATTCCAGACTGGAATGAGCTAACGAATCCAAAGTACAATTCTCCGAGATTTAAGATTGGTGATTTCGAGTGGGACATTCTGTTATTTCCGCAGGGGAACCATAACAAGGGTGTTGCGGTCTACCTGGAACCCCATCCAGAGGAAAAATTAGATGAGACTACGGGGGAGAAGGTGGCAGCGGATCCGGACTGGTATTGTTGTGCTCAGTTTGCCATTGGCATTTCTAGGCCCGGCAATGATGAGACTATTaatttaataaataaatctCATCACCGGTTCAACGCCCTAGATACAGACTGGGGATTTGCCAATTTGATAGATCTGAACAACTTGAAACACCCCTCTAAAGGGAGACCGCTCCCTTTCTTAAACGAAGGAAGTCTAAATATTACTGCGTATGTACGCATTTTGAAGGACCCTACCGGCGTCTTGTGGCATAATTTCCTAAATTATGACTCCAAGAAAGTAACCGGCTATGTTGGATTCCGAAATCAGGGTGCCACATGTTATTTGAATTCGCTACTGCaatcttattttttcacGAAGTATTTCAGGAAACTAGTTTATGAAATACCCACTGAACATGAAAGTCCAAATAATAGTGTTCCCCTGGCTTTACAAAGAGCTTTCTACCAGTTGCAAGTGTCAGATATACCATTAGATACGATGGAGCTTACCAGGTCATTTGGTTGGGACACAGCAGAGTCCTTCACTCAACACGACGTGCAGGAATTGAATAGAATCTTGATGGACAGACTGGAAAACAACATGAAGGGGACCCCCGTAGAGGGAAAGTTAAGTGAAATATTTGTgggaaaaatgaaaagttaTATAAAATGTGTCAACGTTGATTATGAATCTGCTAGAGTGGAAGACTTTTGGGACTTGCAACTAAACGTcaagaatttcaagaatttaCAAGAATCTTTTGATAATTACATTGAGATGGAACTGATGAATGGTGAAAATCAATACGCTGCTCAAGACTATGGCTTACAAGATGCCCAAAAGGGTGTTATATTCGAATCTTTTCCCCCAGTTTTGCATTtacaattgaaaagattcGAATACGATTTCAATTACGACCAAATGGTGAAAGTTAACGACAAGTATGAATTTCCTGAAACAATTGATCTGTCGCCTTTTGTTGATAAGGAGGTCCTAAAGAAATCTCTGGACTCGGGAGATAAAAGTAGGAATCCGTACGTTTACAATTTACATGGTGTGCTGGTTCATTCTGGTGATATATCTACAGGTCATTACTATACTTTGATAAAACCTGGTGTTGAAGATCAATGGTACCGATTTGACGATGAGAGAGTGTGGAGAGTGACCAAGAAGCAAGTTTTCCAAGAGAATTTTGGGTGTGATAGGCTACctgatgaaaaagttcGTACCATGACAAGGGAGGACTATCAAAATTATATCATCCAGCGTCATACAAGTGCTTATATGCTTGTTTATATACgccaagaacaagaagaggACTTACTGCGTCCAGTCTTGGAATCTGATGTTCCCAATCATGTGATCACAAGAGtaagagaagaaatcaaagagcGGGAGACgagagaaaaggaaatcagGGAAGCTCATCTGTACGTTACACTCAGACTACATTCAATGAAAGAATTTATCCATTATGAAGGATTTGACTACTTCGCGCATGACGGGTTCAAACTCTTTGCAGAGGATCTCAATGACTCCAATATGCAGCACATCAActtgaaagttttgaaaacaacCAAGTTGTCAGATGTATTTTCAACTATTAAGGAAAGTATGGATATTCCAAAGGAAAGGGATGTTAGGTACTGGAAAATGGACTACCGCAGAAATAACACTTTACGTTTAACACGACCTATCAATTTTGAATCCGTAGATATCACTTTGCAAGAGGCATTAAAAactgagaaaaaaagaactttaGAAACAAGATATGGTGAAGAAGGTGTTGCTAGTattaatgaagatgataaaaCGCTTTTGGAAACAGTGTCCTTCTTGGACCTTTTCATTGAGGAACCCTACTTGGAGTTACAATTTTTGAGCAGATTGAAGGAAGCTTCCCTAATCCAGAAGGCTCAGCTGGATGATGAATTGATTTCCAACATAAGAACaaatcttccaaaattGACAGAGGGAGGAATCGAGCCTCTTTTTGCTACAGAAAATAACTcgatttttctatttgtgAAAAAGTACGATCCACATACTCAAAGGTTATGTGGATTTGGCCATTTTGCTGTGAATCAATTGCAACAGCTAACTAATTTATCTGCCATCATTAAAAACAGTATTGAAGATTCTAACGAAAAGTTGGTTTTCTACGAAGAAGTGCAACCTGGAACCATAAATGAAGTATATATGAAAGAGACAGTCTATGATGCTGATATAGACACTGGAGATATAGTTTCATTCGAGATCCCAAATGCTGTTTTACCAGATACTTTTCCTATTTACCCAACGATCAACGATTTTTACTCTTATCTGAGGTACCGTGTGAAATTGAAGTTTTCCAAAGTCGACGGTTCAAGTGAAGAATATGGTGTTAGCAACGAAATTCCAGAGAGCTTTGAGTTCTGGATTTCCGCTCATGCGCCCTATGATGACCTTGCTAGAATGGTGTCGAAGTTTGCGCATGTCAAGCCAGAATACCTAAAGATATTTGCTCTCTATTCTAATGGAAAATTTGTGCTGAAGTCAACCTCACTTCTGAATGACTACcttttaaaagattttaATTGCGATCAAATACCACCTTTTGCGTTTGAAGTATTGTCTGTacctttgaaagaattggagCGTTTGAGGCCTATTAAATTGTATTGGCTTAAGGATAGTTATATACATTACCAATgctttgaatttgaagttGCTAATGATTATACAGAATCTcagtttcttgaaaaagttcAGCACAAGATCGGTTTCactgataaagaaaaggaaaacattTTACTTTGGACTAACTCAAATTTCCAGTTTCAAGGTTTATTATCAGATCAAAACACTTTCAAAGATGTGAGTAAAagttctttactttttggTAGGATACTTCCTGAAGAATCGAAGTTGTTTAAAGAATTAAATCGTCTAGAGAATGTACAAGAATCTTCATTGGAAGATTTTATGGATGACGAAAACGTAACAGATAGACCTATAGAAGATGAGCAAGATCTAGGTATGGCAACAGAAAGTTCTGGCGATGTGAAGGGCCGTATAGTAGTTGTTCAGCAGTATTTCAAAGatcttgaaaataaacACGGAAtatctttcttgttcaatttGATACCGAACGAAGCATTTCCTAAGACAAAAGACCGTTTACATGCAAAGTTTGGCCTTGGGCAGAAAGAGTTCTCAAAAATCAAACTAAGCATAGGTTATTCCACCGAAGAGGGCACGGTATTCAGAACTTTACAAGGATTTTTGGATgaagaattggaaaaggTTATATTGTACGATATTATGTCCAACTTAGATTATATCTATATGGATCATCCGGATAGATTAAGATCACACTCTTCCTATGATAGACCAATGATCATCAAAAACTGA
- the SCW10 gene encoding putative family 17 glucosidase (similar to Saccharomyces cerevisiae SCW4 (YGR279C) and SCW10 (YMR305C); ancestral locus Anc_5.15) encodes MRFSNFFTISALLIGALGAPAIRHKHEKRDVVTATVHAQVTVVVSGNSKETIVPLNENVVVATTSSAAIVSQTTTSILEPTTSANVIISQEETTTLKSSSTVSPVDSSTSSSSSSSSSSSSSSPSSSSSSSSSSSSSSSSPSSSSSSSSPSASSSISASGAKGITYSPYNDDGSCKSSSQVASELKQLTGFDNIRLYGVDCSQVENVLQAKTSSQKLFLGIYYVDKIQEAVDTIKSAIESYGSWDDVTTISVGNELVNEGSATATQVGEYISTAKSALTSAGYTGSIVSVDTFIAVINNPDLCNYSDYMAVNAHAYFDKNTAAQDAGSWVLEQIERVYTACGGKKDVVITETGWPSKGDTYGEAVPSKANQEAAISSIKSSCGSSSYLFTAFNDLWKADGQYGVEKYWGILSSD; translated from the coding sequence ATGcgtttttcaaatttcttcacTATCTCTGCACTATTAATCGGAGCTCTAGGAGCTCCAGCTATCCGCCATAAACATGAAAAACGTGATGTAGTAACCGCAACGGTTCATGCGCAAGTCACCGTCGTCGTTTCTGGTAACAGCAAGGAAACAATTGTCCCACTTAACGAGAATGTAGTTGTAGCCACCACCAGTAGCGCTGCCATTGTCTCTCAAACCACAACATCCATTTTGGAACCGACAACTTCGGCCAACGTTATCATTTCCCAAGAAGAAACCACCACACTTAAGTCTTCGAGCACGGTATCTCCTGTTGATTCATCCacctcatcatcatcatcatcatcatcatcatcatcatcatcatcaccttcttcttcatcttcatcatcatcatcttcttcttcatcttcatcttcaccatcttcttcttcatcttcatcttcacctTCCGCTTCATCCAGTATCTCAGCCTCCGGTGCTAAAGGGATTACTTACAGCCCTTACAACGATGATGGTTCGTGTAAGTCCTCTTCTCAAGTCGCCTCAGAACTGAAGCAGTTGACTGGTTTTGACAACATCAGATTATATGGTGTTGATTGTAGTCAAGTTGAAAATGTCTTGCAAGCTAAAACTTCAAGCCAGAAATTATTCTTAGGAATATATTACGTTGATAAAATTCAAGAAGCTGTTGATACTATTAAGTCTGCAATTGAGTCTTATGGCTCCTGGGATGATGTTACCACTATTTCTGTAGGTAACGAACTAGTTAATGAAGGATCTGCAACTGCCACTCAAGTCGGAGAATATATCTCCACTGCAAAATCCGCTTTAACTTCTGCTGGTTATACAGGCTCGATTGTTTCCGTTGATACCTTCATTGCTGTTATTAACAATCCTGATTTGTGTAACTACTCCGACTATATGGCTGTGAACGCCCATGCCTACTTCGATAAAAATACTGCTGCTCAAGATGCTGGATCTTGGGTGCTTGAACAGATCGAAAGAGTCTACACTGCTTGTGGCGGTAAAAAAGACGTTGTCATCACCGAAACTGGTTGGCCATCCAAGGGGGATACATATGGCGAAGCTGTTCCATCTAAGGCAAACCAAGAAGCTgctatttcttctattaAAAGCTCTTGTGGTTCTTCAAGTTACTTATTCACTGCTTTCAATGATTTGTGGAAGGCAGATGGTCAATATGGTGTTGAAAAATACTGGGGTATTCTATCAAGTGATTGA